CGAGCCCCATCCTCGCTAACGGATGACGTCTACACTACTGCCACATGGAGAACAGCTTATCAAGAGACTATAAATCCAATAGGTGTTCCTGAGGATAGTTGAGTTGTTCCAGATGTAGTTGGCAATGCTAATGTGCTTCCTCCTgaatcaagaagaagagcaggaaggagaagaaaacgCAGGTACGAAACAGTTGAAGACAAGCTCCGTTCATCGCAAGGAAGGCAACAAAAAAAGAGACGCAAATGCAGTCGTTGTGGCCAAGAGAATCATAACAGGGCTACATGTGACAGAGCTATTTAGACATTTCGTTGTTTCTGATTTTCTTGTTTTACTGGTTTGGTTACTGGATTTATGTGTTTTtcttggttttggtttttggaaTTTGTTCTTCATTATCGTGAACTCTAGGTGATTATGAACTGAAGGTGATCCTTTATTTTTGCTCTGTTATTTGTCACTCTACTATAACTAGCTTTTAACacacaaagaaataaaaaaatcacgCATCAATAGTGAACTGAACCTCATTCAAATCAACCAACGATTGTAAACAAGAAGCCATCTAATGtatcaaaatgaaaacaatacTTTTGTTTAAGACAATAAGCCAACCGATCACTGCAATTTTCTCAGACAGCAAGAGAATTCCATATCCCGACAACAGCTCCTACAACAACCATAGCCACCGTCGCAATCTTAAGCTTCTGTTTCATCCCCTTTTCAATCTCTAGCTTACCTTCTCCTTGAGCTTTTCAGTCATCTCATCTTCAATTCTAGCAATCTCAGACTTAACATTTTCAATTATCCTTTCTTCAAACTTCTTAAGCCCTTGCGCAAATCTCTCATGTTTCGCATCTACCGTTTGTATCTCCTCAAGCAAAGCTTCATCGATCCATTTAAATAGATGATTCTCAGATTTTCTCTacaacaaatgaaaacaaaattctaTGAGCAGAAACAAAATTCTCAGATTTCAAACTGTAGTTCTAATCGATATAGTATGTTTAATTTGAGCAGAAACGAAATGAAAACATGGACTTACATCTTTTGCAATTTGACATCGGTAGAATCGTCGATATCGATTCTCCGCCGTCGATGAACCAAAAGTTTTTATGCCCTCTCCACACCAACATCTTGTAGGCACACCATGAGTGGAGATTTAATGAAACCCTTACTGGTTTTGATTCCCCTTTTatgatctttgagggtgatttggtttatggGTTCGATGGGATTgatagaacaatggtttctttggataatgaggatagatgggagatggtttatggTTGAAGATAGATatggttgatgatacttcagtgtgagatcgatgggaggatcaaacacttgttcgatgtgcttgtgatcgagcagggcaccgctcagacgtgatcaacaagcaagagcagaggattttactcctaagcaaacaatgttcaaagatgaacaaaggattcacagttttagagtgtttttgataaaaagagtgaatgatcttattagaaatcgaaacagagtatttgtagaacaaagaacaacaTTGGAAAGTAAAACAAAGAAATCAAACTTGTAGTTTTCGAAAAAGAATTTATGAAAACTAAGTAAGACCAAAGACTGAgtaattgaatatcttgactCCGGTTTGGTCTTGGTCTTTGATTGAAtccgagtttggtttgaagcaaaccaaaccaacaattgcttccttcaatttcctggtttgtgatcgagtgattggcccactagGAAAAGAGAATGGGTCTCGGTCCATCTTGCCATCAAGGTTGAGCTTGCCACTTGTCGAGTGCTggtttagctcacttgtctcctcatcagtatcagtgagctggttcagctcatctgtcgccaattcttcagcaagtctaggcttggttgcatcaAGATTCGAGGAAAacgagaagaagaagttgatgaACTTGTCATTGATATGCTGTTTCTAGATTCGCAAAGACAGAACCCTAATCTCCTCCTCTGTCGGCTTTCGTTTTCTAATATTTGGACAAATGAAAGCAAAAGACGtgtttgggggggggggggttagtGGATCCGGGTTATGGGTCGGATCTAAAGAAATATCGGGTGGGTCTACTGGATATAAAGCATTTTAGGTTATACACTAAACACACATAAATCAAGTTCTAAAATAAGACTCTAATACACTAAATcgaaatcataaaactataagaAGACAAAAAATAGAGAACACTAATTTGTATTAGTGAAAGTGTAAACTAAATCTTACTTACCACTAAAATCGTCATGTGACATATTAATTTGTATAAGTGAGTGTAATACTATAGTTTAGTGCaatgatttagggtatagggattGAACCCGCtatgatttagggtataggggtTTGAATCGTATATGATTTTGGGGCTGTATAACCTAAAGTCTATAACTTAGTAAAACAGAAGTAAAATACTAAATTCATACCCATTCCATCTTAATgcaatttagggtatagggtttgaaCCCTATACGATTTAGGGATTTAAACCATATCAAATTTACAGTTTAGAGTTTCAACAATTTcttattgaaaattaaataagaaCAAAACAGTTAATTATGAACTATAATTTAGTTAGGATTCAAAGCCTATTCCCTAAATCGAAAATAGATCAGTTTCATAACAATAATCATCAACTAAAATACAAGATCAGTTGCATAACAATAACAGTAGTGTAtgaattaaaatgataaacCGAAAAATATCAAAGACATCATGAACTCAATTGAGGTCAACAGCTTTCCCAGGAGCACGCTTTGGAGGCTTAAATGTGGACATCCGAAACTGTAAGACCTCATCATTTGCTGCTTCCCAAAGATCATACACTATCTTGTGTCGGGCTTCTTGGATGTTCTCATCATTCACCAAAGAGAGATCCAAGCCTAGTAGATGGCATTCTATAAACTTCAACGAGTAAGCACCACAATCATTACCACTCATGTTTACGCATCTCATCGGGACATATGAAACAGTATACTGTTTAACATTGAAATCTTTCTTCTTATCTGAAGACTGGACAGCCTTGACGATTCGTTGAATGAGGACGGCGAATGCTTCCACGGCCTTGGTGTTCTTCTTACCCCCACAATCGAAGACATCTATTGTCCGGTTCACAAGATTGACGCATATAGAGATCCAGTGGGCTTGGTTAATACAAATAGGGATGTAGAGACGATCGATATCAACGTACCATACTGATCCCCTGCTTCCATGATATGGAAGGTCGCCTCTTCCATACTCTAGAAAACTCTCGTCGAGTTTGTACCCTCTCCTGTTTCCGTCAAACTTGCCGTAGGCAGTGATGATCTGATTACTAAACAGGCAGTTCAAAAAAGCAACTCGGTCTGGCTTCCATCGACGCAATGAGGTTCTTTCCCAAAACAAATACATCATGGCGTCCATGTCctgaaaaagagaaaacaattttttttaagaatgagAAGCAACCACACAATTCATTGTACAAAATAAATGAGCTAAACTCACATGGTTCTTCAACCATTGATTAGGGCCCATTATACGCGAAACTAACTCTGCATCAAATTTAGATGGCCCAATCTGAAGTACTCTGTAAAGAGAAAGCATTGGTATAAGAGGTAGATTTGAGAAAACGAAGTCAAACAATAGAAATATTACTTACGTGGGATTCATGGTCCATTCCATTAGTTTGGCCCATTTGTCTTCTGGAACAAACACCAATTCGTAGTCGCTGTCTTTGCAACGGACTTCTGGATCATCAATATCATTCAAGAATGGTCGCTTCGAGATCTCTGGCCGAAAAGAAGTCATAGGCGTAGTGAAAGCACAAGGTTCTTCGAACTGCTTATCTTGAGATGGATCAAAACCATCAACATTTGACTCTTGGGTAAGGTTGCCCATCGTCTTCTGTAAATGCTCTTGGGTCCCTAAATTGGCATCTAAGGTGCCAAATAAGCTGCCAAACACATCAGACAAGTCTGTATCCTGGTTATAAAACACAAAACATgacattaataattttaaaacatatatattacacCACAAAATACAATAATATTACACACATGATCCAAAACATCATCCTTACATCAATATTGCACACAGCAAAGACAACATCATCCttacaaatatattacaaaCCGCAAGAACATCAACCGAGGACATGAAAAAAGAAGAGCAACCGAGCACATGAAAAAAAGAGCATCCGCAGACATGATTCAAAGAAGAGTAACCGAAGACATGAAAAAGCTCTACTTCTTGTTTACCTTTGTCTGAGACCTTGTCTTCGCAGCATTTGCAGGACCACCACTGCGAGAAGGAGCAGAAGCTCGACTGCCAGAAGGACCAGTAGCTCGAGTACGAGAAGGAGCAGATGCTCGACTGCCAGAAGGAGCTTCACCACGAGTAGAAACCGAAGTATGAGCTTCAGTAGAAGCCGGAATAGGAGCAGGAGTATAAACCGGAGCAGGAGTATAAACCGGAGCAGTAGTAGAAACCGGAACAGTATCCGCAGCAGGAGTGTCAGCCGGAGCACCACCCTGATTCTGAGATGAAAGGAGCTTCTCCTCTAATTTGGCAAACCGGTCATCAATCATGTCGCGTACCTCGAGCCCCAAGGCAGTGAAAGAAGACTTGAACATAACCTGGATATAAGACTTCATTTCCTCTTCAAGATCTCTGTACTTCTCGGTTGATCTTTGCAAAATCAACCTCTTCTTCCTTGACTCGGCACCAGTATCCTGatatttcttctttctcttccttgGAGCAGACACAGGGGTGGTTTCTATTTCTTCTTCCACTCCAGTCTCACTTGTTTCTCCAGCCTCCTCTTTATCTGAACCATCTTCATCAGAACTGTCCACAAATGGCTCTACAGTTTCCTTGAAACCCCACTCATGCTTACTCCAATCATATTTCTTTTCGATCATCTCCATCACCAGATCGACTCTTTCATCCTTCATCTCAGAAGCTCGTTTAAACTCCTCACCTAAAACGACATTGTAATTTCCAGTGGAAGATAAATATGGAAACACATCTccttacaaaacataaaaaaatgttCCATATTTTCTTACATGTCATCGATAAGCACAAATTgcaaaacaaaatatgaattGAAGAGGAATTATTCAATTTAGATGAATTGTGTGGTGGAGAATGATGAAAAAATGATCTAGTCTATAGTCTGAACATATATCTGCAGTTCCGACACACCTATTTGTTTCAATTGTTGTGTCagtctttttttgtcaaatgaAAGGGCAATTTCGTCTTATTTAATACTAAATGGCATGAGAAAATACGGTTATGTTCCATCATAGACAAGTTCCAAATTTGAACCTCCATTTGGGGTAATCTCCTAAATCTCCCTTTTGAAATTCCACTAAAGCAATCTAATTTAACACAAAAAATGGCGTTATCTGTTATGGATAGGAGATGATGCAGCTTAAGGTAGATATCTGATATCGCCAATCTAATTCTGCACAACTGAGATCTAGGTGTATTACAAAATTACTGCCTAAAATTCTAGTTTCCTTAAAAAATTGTTACCTTTGGTCAACGTAAATAatatttggtttctttttttggatcaaaattttaaaatctccTTTGAACATATCTAGTTACTGAAGAAAGACAACGTATTGATTTATTACCAATTTTAGTCAATTTTCTTAccatctctatatatatgtatacatattttttgttcaaCCTTACCATCTCTATATTTAACATCAGAATCGTATCCTACTTTCCATCTGTTACATCTATCTAATCACAGCTTGTCGTCCCAACTCATTTAATTTAATCCAGTCCTTCTGTGATTGTTTCACCTAATTTCTGTTTACATGCATAAAAACTCTTTAATCTTCAACTTGTCCACCCACACAAAGTTtgcaattttttatttcttgtaaaAACAAAGACTCTGCAAACaattaagttataaaatttagaagAAAATGACTTCGCATGGTGAAGGGATCGAAGAGGAGCAAATATCAAGAATTGAGAAAGGCATGGGAAAAGATTGTCATGGAGGAATCGAGACTGTCATATGTACTTCTCCCAGCATTGTTTGTCTTACACAAAAGGTAGAAaacaatgtattttttttttcttgcataGTTATAATGAATAAATGTTTTAAGAAAACtgatttgttgtttcttttttgaaaaaacaaaattcttatAGTTGATAGCAGAGTTGATTGGGacatatttcataatattttctGGATGTGGAGTGGTGGTGGTGAATGTGTTGTACGGTGGAAAAGTAACGTTTCCAGGGATATGTGTTACTTGGGGTCTTATTGTTATGGTCATGATTTACTCTGTCGGTCACATCTCCGGTGCACATTTTAATCCTGCAGTCACCATTACTTTCGCATTTTTCCGGCGGTTTCCTTGGTATCAGGTCATTCATCAACTCTCagtcttagtttttttttaatataaaagacgTATGCACTGTTTCAATTGTGTATAGCAAATGGATAGTTTGGACAACAAATGTGCGATTGAATTTCTGTAATAATTGTTTTGGGCAGGTGCCATTGTATATTGGTGCACAACTTTCTGGATCGTTACTTGCGAGTTTAACACTCAGACTTATGTTCAATGTCACACCTGAAGCTTTCTTCGGAACAACTCCGGCTGATTCAGTGGCACGAGCGCTCGTCGCAGAGATCATTATCTCATTCCTCCTCATGT
The sequence above is drawn from the Raphanus sativus cultivar WK10039 chromosome 7, ASM80110v3, whole genome shotgun sequence genome and encodes:
- the LOC108829349 gene encoding putative aquaporin NIP4-1 isoform X1, with protein sequence MTSHGEGIEEEQISRIEKGMGKDCHGGIETVICTSPSIVCLTQKLIAELIGTYFIIFSGCGVVVVNVLYGGKVTFPGICVTWGLIVMVMIYSVGHISGAHFNPAVTITFAFFRRFPWYQVPLYIGAQLSGSLLASLTLRLMFNVTPEAFFGTTPADSVARALVAEIIISFLLMFVISGVATDSRAIGELAGIAVGMTIILNVFVAGPISGASMNPARSLGPAIVMGVYKGIWIYIVGPIVGIMAGGFVYNFIRFTDKPLRELTKSASFLRSVSPSSKS
- the LOC108829349 gene encoding putative aquaporin NIP4-1 isoform X2; protein product: MGKDCHGGIETVICTSPSIVCLTQKLIAELIGTYFIIFSGCGVVVVNVLYGGKVTFPGICVTWGLIVMVMIYSVGHISGAHFNPAVTITFAFFRRFPWYQVPLYIGAQLSGSLLASLTLRLMFNVTPEAFFGTTPADSVARALVAEIIISFLLMFVISGVATDSRAIGELAGIAVGMTIILNVFVAGPISGASMNPARSLGPAIVMGVYKGIWIYIVGPIVGIMAGGFVYNFIRFTDKPLRELTKSASFLRSVSPSSKS